One window of Nostoc sp. C052 genomic DNA carries:
- a CDS encoding fatty acid desaturase, whose amino-acid sequence MRFKIKTFSESEGKAWLNHKLILDIFVMNYTILGLFFGLYLILLDQFWLNLLGTILITHTSIWAALLTHEFIHDTIFQKHKVNYGFGVLMTIISGACYVRYTLLKYQHLEHHRHKVGYDGFSITNWVLSLPYIVRLIIITLEFFYIPILSFVSRWRSLFLPMIRSQYKNMRWRIIVVFILRSMFFATLYFIHSWSILYIFLAHILMLNILRVYDCYHHTFAIIPLGSSTIKLNKDYEQKNTYSSLISRKYYWLNWIFLNYGYHNAHHYKPQAHWYELPKINANLYSDTVTHCIFFRDLILWYHRNRIKRIYNGLGMPIVEQGKLKIDNFWGIIMNISFIVYDIQ is encoded by the coding sequence ATGAGATTTAAAATAAAAACATTTAGTGAGTCAGAGGGGAAAGCATGGCTTAACCATAAATTGATTTTAGATATCTTTGTTATGAATTACACAATTTTAGGTTTGTTTTTCGGCTTGTATTTAATATTATTAGATCAGTTCTGGTTAAACTTATTAGGTACAATACTCATCACTCATACAAGTATTTGGGCTGCATTACTAACCCATGAATTCATACATGACACAATATTTCAAAAACATAAAGTCAATTATGGCTTTGGTGTTTTAATGACAATAATTAGTGGAGCTTGCTATGTTCGCTATACGCTTCTGAAATATCAGCATCTTGAACATCACCGTCACAAAGTAGGATATGATGGTTTCTCTATTACTAATTGGGTCTTAAGTCTGCCATACATTGTACGACTAATAATTATAACACTAGAATTTTTTTATATTCCTATTTTGAGTTTTGTTTCAAGATGGAGAAGTTTATTTTTACCGATGATTCGTTCACAATATAAAAATATGCGTTGGCGAATTATCGTTGTTTTTATTCTGCGCTCAATGTTTTTTGCCACTTTATACTTCATTCATTCTTGGAGCATATTATATATTTTTTTAGCACATATACTCATGCTCAATATTTTAAGAGTATATGATTGTTATCACCATACATTTGCCATCATCCCTTTAGGAAGTTCAACAATAAAGCTAAATAAAGATTATGAACAAAAGAATACTTACTCTTCATTAATTAGCCGTAAATACTACTGGCTTAATTGGATATTTCTTAACTATGGATATCATAATGCCCACCACTATAAACCTCAAGCTCACTGGTATGAGCTACCGAAAATTAATGCAAATCTTTATTCTGATACAGTAACACATTGCATATTTTTTCGTGATTTAATCCTTTGGTATCACCGAAATAGAATTAAAAGAATTTATAATGGCTTAGGTATGCCAATCGTTGAACAAGGTAAACTAAAAATAGATAATTTTTGGGGAATAATTATGAATATATCATTCATTGTTTATGATATACAATGA
- a CDS encoding MATE family efflux transporter: MELTSKEFKSELILEIQACLQLAVPLVITQILEAGIPLLDGVMMGLLNSQALAAGALGAVTFSTLASICRSILSAAGVSVANAFGAGKIEQVSRATGQGIWLAVTMCLPVMFIIWHFDYILLVTGQEESNVLLAQTYLRSIVWGFPAALGFCILKEVSSALNRPQFLIVITVAGLLLNGAANYILMFGKFGFPALGLAGIGWASVLIFWLNFIAAASWICLDNYFKDYQLDSALHHFDKDMFLDIFQTGWFLGLQYGAEIGVFTATALMMGWFGTETLAAHEITVETESFVETISIGISYAVTMRVGQLRGQNDLKGASRAGFVCIALATPCVSIVALIFLLFPNYIVAMYLDTSNLDNIEIIKTAIYFLGVAAIVQIFYSIQTIAAAALIGLKDTRIPTLITMFAYWGVGLGGGYLMAFTFGWGPIGLWLGLMLGLLMGAVFLIGRFYLLTSEIESVEQT, from the coding sequence ATGGAGTTAACTTCAAAAGAATTTAAGTCAGAACTGATATTAGAAATCCAAGCCTGCCTGCAATTGGCAGTACCTTTAGTAATTACTCAAATATTAGAAGCGGGCATTCCTTTATTAGATGGGGTGATGATGGGCTTACTTAACAGCCAAGCTTTAGCTGCGGGTGCTTTAGGTGCTGTTACCTTTTCGACTCTAGCTTCTATTTGTCGTTCTATTCTTTCCGCTGCGGGTGTGAGTGTTGCAAATGCTTTTGGTGCAGGAAAAATAGAGCAAGTTAGCCGTGCTACCGGTCAAGGAATTTGGTTAGCAGTGACGATGTGCTTACCTGTGATGTTTATTATTTGGCACTTTGACTATATCCTACTGGTGACTGGTCAAGAAGAAAGCAATGTATTATTGGCTCAAACCTATTTACGGTCTATTGTTTGGGGTTTTCCTGCTGCACTTGGTTTTTGTATTTTAAAAGAAGTTAGCTCTGCCCTCAATCGCCCCCAATTCTTAATAGTAATTACGGTAGCTGGACTATTATTGAATGGGGCTGCCAATTACATCTTAATGTTCGGTAAATTTGGTTTCCCAGCCCTTGGGTTAGCTGGTATTGGTTGGGCAAGCGTACTCATTTTTTGGCTGAATTTTATCGCTGCCGCCAGTTGGATTTGCTTGGATAACTACTTTAAAGATTACCAACTTGATTCCGCTCTGCATCACTTTGATAAAGATATGTTTTTAGATATCTTCCAAACTGGATGGTTTTTGGGATTACAGTATGGAGCAGAAATTGGAGTATTCACTGCCACTGCTTTAATGATGGGGTGGTTTGGGACAGAGACTTTAGCAGCCCATGAAATTACTGTCGAAACAGAAAGTTTTGTCGAAACAATATCTATAGGTATTTCCTATGCCGTCACGATGAGAGTAGGACAGTTGAGGGGACAAAATGACCTTAAGGGTGCAAGCAGAGCGGGATTTGTCTGCATTGCCCTTGCTACTCCCTGCGTGAGTATTGTGGCACTAATTTTTTTGCTATTTCCTAACTATATTGTGGCAATGTATTTGGATACCAGTAATTTAGATAATATCGAAATAATTAAAACGGCAATTTATTTTCTAGGCGTAGCAGCAATAGTCCAGATATTTTATTCTATTCAGACTATTGCTGCTGCTGCTTTGATCGGCTTGAAAGATACCCGAATACCAACCTTAATCACTATGTTTGCTTACTGGGGAGTAGGTCTAGGTGGGGGCTATCTAATGGCATTTACTTTTGGTTGGGGCCCGATAGGTTTATGGTTGGGTTTAATGCTAGGGCTACTCATGGGTGCGGTGTTTTTGATTGGGCGTTTTTATCTTTTGACTTCCGAGATTGAGTCTGTTGAACAAACCTAA
- a CDS encoding D-alanine--D-alanine ligase, translated as MGLFIGLCYDLKVDYLKAGFSASEVMEFDDEETIIGLENALFKLGHQVERVGNGRELAGRLAKGDHWDLVFNIAEGLKGRSREAQVPAVCELFAQPYTFSDPLTCALTLDKALAKRVVRDRGLPTAPFEVVSTTAEAAAVSLSMPLFLKPLAEGSSKGITGRSLVKEREELVNTYELLRELFQQPLLIETFLPGREVTVGIVGNGSNSRVVGVMEVIFTGQAEAFAYTTLNKDEYLERVSYRLLIDPEPLAAQARQLALDAYHTLGCRDAARVDLRCDANGVLHFMEVNPLPGLHHIRSDLVIMGRLGGVTYTEIIAEIVDSAWQRYKG; from the coding sequence ATGGGGTTATTCATTGGTCTGTGTTATGACCTGAAGGTAGACTACCTGAAGGCTGGTTTTAGTGCATCTGAGGTGATGGAGTTCGACGATGAAGAAACTATTATCGGGCTGGAAAATGCCCTATTTAAGTTAGGTCATCAGGTTGAACGTGTGGGCAATGGTAGAGAACTTGCTGGACGATTGGCTAAAGGCGATCACTGGGATCTGGTTTTCAATATTGCTGAGGGTTTAAAGGGTCGCTCCCGCGAAGCCCAAGTCCCGGCAGTCTGCGAGTTATTTGCTCAACCTTACACCTTTTCCGATCCACTCACCTGCGCCCTAACGCTAGATAAGGCGCTTGCTAAAAGAGTAGTGCGCGATCGCGGTTTGCCAACAGCCCCCTTTGAAGTGGTGAGTACTACCGCAGAAGCAGCAGCCGTATCGCTATCAATGCCACTTTTCCTCAAACCTTTGGCGGAGGGCAGTTCTAAAGGGATAACTGGGCGTTCTCTTGTCAAAGAACGCGAGGAACTAGTAAATACTTATGAATTGTTACGTGAACTTTTTCAGCAACCACTACTCATAGAAACCTTTCTTCCAGGTCGAGAAGTAACAGTGGGTATTGTTGGCAACGGCAGCAACTCACGAGTAGTAGGTGTGATGGAAGTAATTTTTACAGGACAAGCTGAAGCTTTTGCTTATACCACCCTTAACAAGGATGAGTATCTAGAACGGGTATCTTATCGTTTGCTCATAGATCCCGAACCACTGGCAGCACAGGCGAGGCAGCTAGCGCTCGATGCTTACCATACCCTTGGTTGCCGAGACGCTGCCCGTGTGGATCTGCGGTGCGATGCTAACGGTGTATTGCACTTTATGGAGGTTAACCCACTGCCAGGACTACACCATATCCGCTCAGACCTAGTAATTATGGGACGTTTAGGTGGTGTGACATACACAGAAATCATTGCTGAAATAGTCGATTCTGCATGGCAAAGGTACAAAGGTTGA
- a CDS encoding cupin domain-containing protein produces the protein MEEIFILRSAETNEDNPGFFFKQLSKTPGIKSQISMFIATIQPGEHVPPHFHPDGSEAMIYNLSGSVEVKYGQDLKKSVIVNTGDFIYIPGNVLHQVINLSATEPVKSIIACNFDVIQEIDYCL, from the coding sequence ATGGAAGAAATTTTCATATTAAGAAGCGCAGAAACAAATGAAGACAACCCAGGATTTTTCTTTAAGCAATTGTCAAAAACCCCGGGAATAAAAAGCCAAATTTCTATGTTTATAGCTACTATTCAACCTGGAGAGCATGTTCCCCCGCACTTTCATCCAGATGGCTCGGAAGCAATGATTTATAATCTTAGTGGCTCAGTGGAAGTTAAATATGGGCAGGATTTAAAAAAATCCGTTATTGTTAACACCGGAGATTTTATATATATTCCAGGTAATGTATTGCATCAAGTCATTAATTTGAGTGCAACTGAGCCAGTAAAATCAATTATTGCTTGTAATTTTGATGTGATTCAAGAGATCGATTATTGCTTATAA
- a CDS encoding IS630 family transposase, translated as MMSRTRIEITPHVDYAELTQRYRRCRDVKERTRWLVIRLLSRPSNPMKVEQVALITGLSADWVRKIARRYNANEPEGIVDGHKKSPGGKHKALKTEQLQELFEKLKLPPEDGGLWSEPKVGELIEQQFGIHIHRATEWHYLKRLGFSLQAPRPLHERSATSEQRAFFKAQLKFFVQLMRWLCPHKHVEVWAQDEARLGLKPVVRRTWALIGQRPTAHHYPRYKCLIYLRFCSSSNW; from the coding sequence ATGATGTCTCGGACTCGGATTGAGATCACTCCTCACGTGGATTATGCAGAGTTAACCCAACGCTACCGTCGTTGTCGAGATGTTAAAGAACGCACCCGATGGCTGGTAATTCGGCTATTGAGCCGACCTAGTAATCCGATGAAAGTTGAGCAAGTAGCTCTGATTACAGGCTTAAGTGCTGATTGGGTACGTAAAATTGCTCGACGTTACAATGCTAATGAACCAGAGGGTATTGTAGACGGGCATAAAAAAAGCCCAGGAGGAAAACATAAAGCCTTAAAAACAGAACAACTTCAAGAACTTTTTGAAAAATTAAAGCTACCTCCAGAAGATGGTGGTTTGTGGAGTGAACCAAAAGTTGGGGAATTGATTGAACAACAGTTTGGCATCCATATACATCGGGCAACCGAATGGCACTATCTCAAACGCTTAGGTTTTAGTTTACAAGCGCCGAGACCTTTACATGAGCGCAGCGCTACCTCAGAGCAAAGGGCGTTTTTTAAAGCTCAACTGAAGTTTTTCGTCCAATTAATGCGTTGGTTATGCCCTCATAAGCATGTAGAAGTTTGGGCACAGGACGAGGCGCGTTTAGGGCTTAAACCAGTGGTGCGTCGAACCTGGGCGCTCATTGGTCAACGTCCAACTGCTCATCATTATCCGCGCTACAAGTGCTTAATATACCTACGGTTTTGTTCATCCTCAAACTGGTAA
- a CDS encoding KamA family radical SAM protein, translated as MIKKTTLDPLVSDVRCAEICQILGETYNQERWNDWRWQMRHRLTKLEHFQRLLRLSATEEQGLLIAPEKFAVAVTPYFASLLDPEDPFCPLRLQVIPRQEELIVSTADMVDPCGEDNDTPVPGLVHRYPDRVLLLALDTCAAYCRYCTRSRLVSQGEMYPVTRRLDAIATYLEEHTEIRDVLISGGDPLLMSDEPLDNLLGRLRAIKHIEFIRIGSRVPSFLPQRITPELVALLRKHRVWLSLHFCHVRELTPEVAQACDRLADGGIPLGSQTVLLKGVNDSEKTLKNLFHGLLKLRVRPYYLYQCDPVVGTAHLRTSVQTGLDLISKLRGHTTGYAVPTYVIDAPGGGGKVPIQAETLLAYEKGTATVQNWAGKKYTYIDPVEQG; from the coding sequence ATGATCAAAAAGACTACTCTAGATCCTCTAGTGAGCGATGTTCGGTGTGCAGAAATTTGTCAGATTTTGGGAGAGACTTACAACCAGGAACGCTGGAACGATTGGCGCTGGCAAATGCGGCATCGGTTGACTAAGCTGGAACACTTTCAGCGGTTACTAAGGCTGAGTGCTACCGAAGAACAGGGACTTTTAATCGCACCAGAAAAGTTTGCTGTCGCCGTAACACCATACTTTGCATCACTACTCGATCCAGAAGATCCCTTTTGCCCACTACGGTTACAAGTGATACCACGGCAAGAAGAACTAATCGTCAGTACAGCAGATATGGTAGATCCATGCGGTGAAGACAACGACACCCCAGTGCCAGGACTTGTACACCGTTACCCCGATCGCGTGTTGCTCCTTGCCTTAGATACATGCGCTGCTTATTGCCGTTACTGCACCCGCTCTCGTTTGGTAAGCCAAGGTGAGATGTACCCAGTAACGCGGCGCTTAGATGCGATCGCCACTTACCTAGAAGAACACACCGAAATTCGTGATGTGCTAATTTCCGGTGGCGATCCTTTGTTGATGTCTGATGAACCTTTAGACAATTTGCTTGGGCGGTTACGTGCTATTAAGCACATTGAATTTATCAGAATTGGTTCTCGTGTGCCGAGTTTTTTGCCGCAGCGAATTACACCAGAATTGGTTGCCTTGCTTCGGAAACATCGTGTGTGGCTGTCTTTGCACTTTTGTCATGTGCGGGAACTTACCCCAGAAGTGGCACAAGCTTGCGATCGCCTCGCTGATGGCGGCATTCCTCTAGGCAGTCAAACCGTGCTGTTAAAAGGTGTGAATGATTCTGAAAAAACCCTCAAAAATCTATTTCACGGTCTTCTCAAGCTGCGTGTGCGTCCCTATTATCTTTACCAATGCGACCCAGTAGTTGGCACTGCACATCTGCGAACAAGTGTTCAAACTGGACTGGATTTAATTTCTAAATTGCGCGGTCATACTACTGGGTACGCTGTACCAACCTATGTAATTGATGCCCCTGGTGGTGGTGGCAAAGTCCCCATTCAAGCCGAAACTCTACTTGCTTATGAGAAAGGCACAGCTACAGTGCAAAATTGGGCAGGTAAGAAGTACACATATATAGATCCAGTAGAGCAAGGATAA
- a CDS encoding SET domain-containing protein, whose product MLIVGNTNIKGRGVFAQKHFLKGEIIERAPVVVIPAQEVKLLDQTVLGNYYYDWEDKAAAIAFGLVSLFNHSYYPNTYYVKNFAEREVEYIAYRDIEAGEEITANYNGSPDDKSPIWFDVVDELSSTQLKN is encoded by the coding sequence ATGTTAATTGTTGGTAATACAAACATCAAAGGTCGAGGTGTCTTCGCACAGAAGCACTTTTTAAAGGGAGAAATCATTGAAAGAGCGCCAGTTGTGGTTATACCTGCACAAGAGGTTAAATTGCTCGATCAAACAGTCTTGGGTAACTATTACTATGATTGGGAAGATAAAGCAGCAGCGATCGCCTTCGGTTTAGTGTCCTTGTTTAACCATTCTTACTATCCCAATACGTATTATGTGAAAAACTTCGCTGAACGAGAAGTGGAGTATATTGCCTACCGAGATATCGAAGCAGGAGAAGAAATTACTGCCAACTACAACGGTTCTCCTGACGATAAATCTCCTATATGGTTTGATGTTGTTGATGAGCTATCTTCAACTCAATTGAAGAATTAG
- a CDS encoding DUF6717 family protein, giving the protein MNSIMVIHPYKFGEMWVFDDENVSLVREPFVAGADEIIERMVAHIPDAESGFSLVFSAFPFPGYQLKFDWHREEYRGNWYYSADLDREGWLCPALFKYFDEAPKEFYAQFKAKINRAS; this is encoded by the coding sequence ATGAACTCAATCATGGTTATTCATCCCTATAAATTCGGTGAGATGTGGGTGTTTGACGATGAAAATGTAAGTCTAGTTCGGGAGCCTTTTGTGGCAGGGGCGGATGAAATTATTGAAAGAATGGTGGCACACATTCCAGATGCAGAATCAGGGTTCAGTTTGGTATTTTCTGCATTTCCCTTTCCTGGCTATCAACTCAAGTTTGACTGGCACCGTGAAGAATATCGAGGTAACTGGTATTATAGTGCAGATTTAGATCGGGAAGGATGGCTCTGCCCTGCTCTATTTAAGTATTTCGATGAGGCTCCCAAAGAGTTTTACGCTCAGTTTAAAGCGAAGATAAACCGAGCAAGTTGA
- the psaC gene encoding photosystem I iron-sulfur center protein PsaC, whose protein sequence is MSHSVKIYDTCIGCTQCVRACPTDVLEMVPWDGCKAAQIASSPRTEDCVGCKRCETACPTDFLSIRVYLGAETTRSMGLAY, encoded by the coding sequence ATGTCTCATTCCGTAAAAATCTACGATACCTGCATTGGCTGCACCCAATGCGTCCGCGCTTGCCCTACTGATGTACTTGAGATGGTTCCTTGGGATGGCTGTAAAGCTGCTCAAATTGCCTCTTCACCCCGTACAGAAGACTGCGTGGGCTGTAAGCGTTGCGAAACCGCTTGTCCCACCGACTTTTTGAGCATCCGGGTTTACCTGGGCGCTGAAACAACTCGCAGTATGGGTCTAGCTTACTAA
- the glmS gene encoding glutamine--fructose-6-phosphate transaminase (isomerizing), translated as MCGIVGYIGTQAATDILLAGLEKLEYRGYDSAGIATIWEGEVNCVRAKGKLHNLRSKLEQIETPAQIGIGHTRWATHGKPEEYNAHPHLDTAKRVAVVQNGIIENYRELREELKAKGHEFRSETDTEVIPHLIAEFLKNLPPSSSSSPFLEAIRQAVNHLRGAFAIAVISADYPDELIVVRQQAPLVIGFGQGEFFCASDTPAIVAYTRAVLPLENGEIARLTPLGVEIYNFAGDRLKKQPRLLNFNPAMVEKQGFKHFMLKEIHEQPGVVRASLEAYFNPGESSESPINLGLPGDLYNDLEQIQILACGTSWHAALIGKYLLEQLAGISTQVHYASEYRYAPSPVTANTLIVGVTQSGETADTLAALTMEKERRQGKEPKYQARLLGITNRPESSLGHLVPHVISTLAGIEIGVAATKTFTAQLMAFYALALDLAARRQTVSKDTLDQIINGLRQIPKEIEATLESQERLTEQLAHEFAETQDFIFIGRGINFPIALEGALKLKEISYIHAEGYPAGEMKHGPIALLDAKVPVVAIAIPGSVYEKVISNAQEAKARDSRLIGVTPVNDGEAAEIFNDLLPVSHVEELLSPILTVVPLQLLAYHIAARRGLDVDQPRNLAKSVTVE; from the coding sequence ATGTGCGGAATTGTTGGATATATAGGCACTCAAGCGGCGACAGACATTTTACTGGCTGGGCTGGAAAAACTAGAGTACAGGGGCTATGATTCCGCTGGAATCGCCACTATTTGGGAAGGAGAGGTAAATTGTGTGCGGGCAAAGGGCAAACTCCATAACCTGCGTTCTAAACTCGAACAAATAGAAACCCCTGCCCAAATTGGTATTGGTCATACACGCTGGGCAACTCATGGTAAACCAGAAGAGTACAACGCCCATCCCCATTTGGATACGGCAAAGCGAGTGGCGGTAGTGCAAAATGGCATTATTGAAAACTACCGCGAGTTACGCGAGGAACTCAAAGCCAAAGGACACGAATTTCGTTCTGAAACCGATACAGAAGTAATTCCCCATTTAATAGCCGAATTTTTAAAGAATCTTCCTCCCTCATCTTCCTCATCTCCCTTCCTAGAGGCAATTCGTCAAGCTGTTAACCACTTACGTGGGGCATTTGCGATCGCAGTTATTTCTGCTGACTATCCCGATGAATTGATTGTTGTCCGCCAGCAAGCACCTTTGGTAATTGGTTTTGGGCAAGGGGAATTCTTTTGTGCCTCTGACACGCCTGCGATCGTTGCCTACACCCGTGCAGTGCTACCTCTGGAAAATGGCGAAATTGCCCGCCTCACACCTTTGGGCGTTGAGATTTACAATTTTGCTGGCGACAGGTTGAAAAAACAACCCCGACTGCTCAACTTCAATCCAGCAATGGTTGAAAAGCAGGGATTCAAACACTTCATGCTCAAAGAAATCCATGAGCAACCAGGGGTAGTAAGAGCTAGTTTAGAAGCATACTTTAATCCAGGCGAATCTAGCGAATCGCCAATCAACCTTGGTTTACCTGGAGATTTATACAACGATTTAGAACAAATTCAGATCCTCGCCTGTGGTACTAGTTGGCACGCAGCATTAATCGGAAAATATTTACTAGAACAACTAGCAGGAATTTCAACTCAAGTACATTACGCTTCTGAGTATCGCTATGCACCATCACCTGTGACAGCTAACACCTTGATTGTTGGCGTTACCCAATCAGGTGAAACCGCCGATACCCTAGCAGCTTTGACGATGGAAAAAGAACGTCGCCAAGGGAAAGAACCTAAATATCAAGCGCGACTACTGGGCATTACCAATCGCCCCGAAAGCAGCCTTGGTCATCTAGTGCCGCATGTCATTAGTACCTTAGCGGGAATTGAAATTGGGGTAGCGGCGACAAAAACTTTTACTGCACAACTGATGGCGTTTTATGCTTTGGCATTGGATTTAGCAGCTCGTCGTCAGACAGTTTCAAAAGATACATTAGATCAAATTATTAATGGGTTGCGGCAGATTCCCAAAGAAATTGAAGCAACTTTGGAAAGTCAGGAACGTTTAACTGAACAGTTAGCCCACGAATTCGCCGAAACCCAAGATTTCATTTTTATAGGAAGAGGAATTAACTTCCCGATTGCTTTGGAAGGGGCGTTGAAATTAAAAGAAATCAGCTATATTCACGCCGAAGGGTATCCTGCTGGAGAAATGAAACACGGCCCGATCGCTTTATTAGATGCGAAAGTGCCAGTGGTGGCGATCGCAATTCCTGGTAGTGTGTACGAAAAAGTTATTTCTAATGCCCAGGAAGCTAAAGCCAGAGATTCTCGGTTAATTGGCGTGACTCCCGTCAACGATGGCGAAGCTGCGGAAATCTTTAACGATCTTCTTCCCGTCTCTCATGTAGAAGAATTACTTTCTCCGATTCTGACAGTAGTTCCCCTGCAATTATTGGCTTATCATATTGCTGCCCGTCGCGGTTTAGATGTCGATCAGCCTCGTAATTTGGCTAAAAGTGTCACTGTGGAATAG